Below is a genomic region from Neurospora crassa OR74A linkage group VII, whole genome shotgun sequence.
GGCGGCCCTTCTCGCCGGGGTCCTCAAACTCGGCCAAGATTTCCCTCGTCTTCTCCATGTCGTTCTCCAGCAAGCCTAGCGTCTTCTGCCATCCGTAATGGTCGCGCAGCCCTTGATTCGCCCTGGTCACGATATCCATGCCCACGGGCTGCCTCTCCTTGTCGAAGCTGTCCAGCAGCTGCTTGCCCGCCTTGCCAGACATGACATAATCCACCTTCCACGCCAAGTTGAAGGCGTCCTGGATGCACGTGTTGCTTCCCAAGCCGTTGAAGGGCGGATGCCGATGGGTGGCATCGCCAAAGCAAAACACATTGCCGCCATCCGAATACCGCTCCGCAACCACCTCGTTGATCCACCACTTGCTCGCATGCAGCAGCGTCACCTCGACCTTCTCGTCTCCAATCACCTGTTTCACGCGCGCCACGTACTCGTCGTTGGTAGCGCTCATGTCATCCGCCTTTAGATCGGCGCCCGGTTGCGGCAAGAAGATGAACATCCACTCGTCCCACGCTCGGACCATGCGGACAATGCACTCCTTGCCCCAGACCGggtactcctcctcctccgggtTGAACACCCAATGGAGGTTGCCCGACCGGTTCTCCATCAGATGCGACAGATCGGCGCGCACAAAGACGTTGAGCGCCAAGCCCTGGCCAGGCTTCTTGATGAGGGGCAGCTGCAACTCGCGGACGACCTGGCTGCGGGCGCCGTCGCACCCAAAGAGGTAGCGCGACTGGATGAAGTAGGTCTGTCCGGTGAGCTCGTCGAGGACCTCGGAGAGGATGACGTCGGGAGAGGGGCGTGAGAGGCGCACGTAGCGCGTGTTGAAGCGGACGGTCCAGCCGGCGTGGGTGGCGCGCTTGACGAGGATGGGCTCGAGGAGGGTTTGCGGCAGGTCGATGTGGTCGCACGGGCTAGCCTCTTCGTAGGCGCCCTGTGTGTGTATGGCGATGGTGGTTAGCACGTTTGGCGACTTGAAAGATGGTACACGCAGGTGAGCGACCTACCTTGTGCTTCGGATCGTGACCCCACGAGTAAACGCGCGCAAACTCTTCGCCCGCCATGCTACGACACCAGCGCGTGTGCTCCATGTGCTTGCTGTCCGTCCCGGCGAGTCTGCATTCTTGTTCCAGTTCAATGTCTCGCAGGCATTCTGTTGTCGAGAAAGAAACAAGCAACACCAACTGTTAACCATGTTTGCCTATTCATCGTACCGGGTAGCATTATTACCACTACGTACCAAGAGCAGCCATGTTGGTGATATGAGCCCGTGGTGTGTCCGCAGTGCCGGGAGCGGCCGCGATCAAGATGCCAGTCCGTCCTGGAGAGTGGGAGGCGTCAGTCATCAGCGTCGAGGTTCCTCGTGTCATGCGACGGAAGGCCTACCATGAGCAGCAAGGAAGCAAGCCAGCGAAGCACCGGCTGGGCCAGCACCAACGATGAGGAGGTCGGTCTGGAGGATGTTGTGTTTTTCTGTTTGCGTCATGGCTGGTGAATAGCCTTGTCTGTCGTCTAACTTCGGTGCTGATACTTGAGTTTGTGGATTCTTCAAAAAGCCGGGAGtcagagaagaagagaaatctGGGGCCCGCTAACGAAGGGGGAGATCCCATCAAGATATTTTATGTAGTTGCCCGTCTGTCCGTCTTGAACTTGGCTCGTCCCTgactaaaataaaaaaaaggtggCACCTTCCCTGTCTACACCGCGAGCTGGGGCAGATCTCGATGGACCGCGGTTGCGGGCCTGACTCCATGCTCCCTCCTCTGCTTGGCCATACGGTACCGTAGGTATGTAGTTAGTTCCATTTTCCATTGCATTCCAAGCGGAGTGCTAAGGTATGTATGTTATGTACACTAATTCAACATGTACCTTGACTAAGCCAAGCCGATATTCGAGCGATCAAATTGAGTAGGTAGgtcgtaggtaggtaggtttctAACGCCTTGGCAATTTGGGCATCTGTCGATTGTAAACATTAGGTAAGTTTCTGTAGGGGCTCGTTCGTCGACCTGAGTAAGCATTACGAAGacggtgtagtgtagtactAGTCGATGCAGTGCAGTGACCGTTGGGCCAGGCGCATTTGTTGTGGTGTACATACTATAGGTAAGGATGCTAGCTAGGGTGACAGTTACGGTATGTGCGCACACTCACACAGAAAGGCATGCGTGCGGGGCGGCAGGGGCACAAGGAGCGGATGGGATCTGCACCGAACGGCACCTTGCTTGCGTCGATCGGGAATTCGGAATGGGGGTGGGatggggaggtggtgatggtggagtTTGGAAGCACCAAgtgtctttcttttttctattcTTTTTACATATTACACTAAACAGACAATGATCATTGCGATACTGTTCTTCTTGGGCGAACGTTGACTTGTCTATTTCCTCACTCACTTCTGCTCCTGTCCATCTATCCCAATCATCTTCTACACAGTacatactacctctactggaCGCACCAGGTCTGGTCTGGCGTTGTACATAGGTACAGCACATACATATCACGAATCACCGTACATATGTACTCCCATCATTGACCATTAcaagaaaagtaaaaaaagttaaaaagtAAAGAGAAAAGTGATATGATGTTGATCCAGAGTCCAGACCCCTGAGCCACCATTATAAACCCGTTGATAATCAAgggaaaaaacaaaaacatgAAACAAAAAACCAAAAACCGCTCTCTGCATGCTTTGCACTGCTTGGTCAATTGTTGGTCAGACACACCATGTGGGGAATGGACCGTCACCGCGCGGCATCAATCAACCGTTGGCTGGCCAGGGGCAGTGTTCTCATATTCGTCGTTCCCTTTGGAGAATGTGGGGCTGTAAACAGGCAGCGCGGGCGGCGGTTCCATAAGTAACGGTTAGCGGTTAGCGGCCCGGAGGTCATAGCGGGTCGGCACCGCAGGGTTATTATAGCCGCCCGGCTTTATTGTACATCCAGTTTCCATAACAACACCAGGGCCGCGACGTTTTTACAACAACCCCCGGACTGTACATTTTCCATTTCATCATGTCACGGAGGTCTTTATCGTTCGATTCCAAATACATCCTACTTCATTATCCAACACGGCTTCCCTTGTAATAACCTGGTCAAATCCTtaaactaggtacctaccaagGAAAAGAAGCGGCAGTCAATACCGACCGACAATGGACATGTCCAGATCTCCCACTCGCCTCATCATAGTATCTGGATCCAATCAATGCCTGTCGTGTCCAGTATCTTTACAGCATGCATTCTGAAACCAATCTTTACAATTCTACACAAATCTTGGACAAAGAGTAAACACCACGGCAGCCACATGGAGCGGTATCAAGGAGTCCAGTGTCTCCGAGTGAACACTAGAAAACGACCTTGAGTCAGAACAGTTCCTACCCTGAGGTTATTAAGTAGGTCTAGTATCAATTTGGGATGGCTGATTGAAGAAAACACATTTGACTTTGTTGTATCGAAGGGTCAGCTTGATGTGAATATCACTCCCGACTTAAGGCATCAAAGACAGAAGGATGGTCGAACCAGGAGGACTTACTTGGGCATTCTCCAGAACTGCCGCTGCCAAAAGGCATCCGACAATCGCATCAGAAACCAAGTACAGGCCTTCATTTCTAGGCGTGAAGCAACAGCAATGGAACTTGGGCCGATTTTCACCACCGTGCGCGGCTAGAGTTCATGCCTTCCTCCTTCCGTTGTCTCAGTCCTCTACAAGTATACTTGTTTCTGGACCGAAGAGTGCAGCACACGCCGCGATAAGGAAAATCTCCACCGGAAAGAACATCCTTCGTGTTTCCTTCAGATCCTTCTTGTCGCCCTCGACATGGAGGCGCGGTGGTTGTACTACGAAGAAGACGCCCGACCTATgttgactacctctactctcCACTCCAGTGATGGGTAATTTCGCAAATGACGATTTCGATGAACTCGCAAAAACAGTCGTCGTGGAATCAGATAACATGGAAGCCGGAAGATCCCTCGTTTAGTCTTGGAGCTTTTCACTCATGCGCGAATCCTCACTTAGGTAGGTTCACCAATTATATGCTGCTTTCATATCCCATAATGCCCCCTGAGCATCAAGTCGAAAACAAGCGGATGTACGCTTTCAGTTCTCTCGCTGCGTGGACGATGAGTAAGAGGCACTTGACGGGGGCTTCATGTATCGGGGGAAAATATTCTGAGATGCGGTCGCTGAACAACTAAACCTCTGCTACCGGGGATCGATACCGTCCTTTGAGACTAACACGATTTTCAAGAGTAAATGCCTCTACCTATCAACGCCACAGTACCTTCCATCGacagtactactactactactactaccaccaccttctTTGACCTCACTTTCAACCACCGCTGTTTCATGACTTCGATCCCACAAGAATACCTACTCAAACACATTGTCGCAGGTTCCTAGGCTACCTCAAGATATCTAGGTACTTGGACATTACTCCTATTCCCATCGCTATCCTgattcctattaattaatatttcctaGGTTTTATCATTAATTACTTCAGTTCTATCCAGCCACCCCCCAAATATACATGGATCCAACCTCACCCTCCAAGCAAAAAGCTCACGAAACACTATGCAAATGACTAACCGCCCCCATCTCATCCGTCGAATACAGCGCCAGGAAATGCGTCCCATTCAAACTGAACAAACCCGGCCAATGACTCCCCGTCCCCGCGACCGTCTCCGCCTTGCCCGTCTCCGTCCACGTTTTGCCTTGATCCTTACTAACCACCACCTTGGTATACGCCCCATCGATCTTAGGTAAATCCGTCCCTTCGTTCGTCAAGAAACTCGTCACCAACGTGTCCCCCACGAGATACACCTGCGGCGCACCCGCCCATTTACCTCCTTGAGCCATGTACACgttctccctctctccccaAGTGAGTCCATCATCGTGACTTAGCACCCTCGCTATCGAAAAGGTCCCGTCTGGGGAAGTCGTTTCAAACACGCAGATTAACTCCctgggcgaggaggaagaagaaagagcagAAACGCCCGTCATCCCGTCTCTTGACGCCGCAGTAGGCGAGGATGAGACTAAGATGGGCGGGTCCGACCAGGTTTTTCCTTCGTCAGTGGAGTATCGCATGAGGTTATCTTGGTCGTCGGCCGAGTTTTCAGAGGAGTAGTACGCTTGGATTGTGTTGCCGTCTGCTGCAACTCTTAAAAAGGGTTCCCAGAGGCCGTTTTTATTtccagaagaagaggcagcAGCCCGTTGGTCGATATGAGACAGAAAAGACCAGGTGCGGCCCCCGTCGGAGGAGGAACAGAGGTCGAGGCGGTAAAAAGTATAGTGGAAGCCTCCtgacggagaagaagaaggggataaAGAGTGGTGCCGAAAGGCGAACAGGATGCGGCCAGACGGTAAAGCTAAAGGCATGGCGTTGTCGAGGTCGTGCGTCCCGTCGGAGGGGAAACGGGTGATTTCACCTAAAGGAGACCAGGAGGCGCCCGAGTTGGTGGATGAAGAGACGCGTAAGACGCGGTCAGACCCGGAGGTGCTGGCGAAGCCGGCGATGATGCGGGAGGTGTCGGGACGTCCATCGGTGGGGGAGTAGAGAGGGGAAGCGCGGATGTAGACGCCGTGAGGATCGATTTGGGCGGGAGAGGCGGCGACGCGGATTACGTTGCCGCTGCcctgttgtggtggtggtgtggattgggattgggattgggattgggTGATGTCGTCGTCTCGTCTTTCATTATTATCTGTTTTCCATGGGCGGTGACCGCGAAAAGCGTCGCGGAGGTGTTGCGCTGTCAAGGGCCCGCCGGAAACCATGTTGGTGAGGAAACACATGAGAAAGACGATGCCGAAGATGAAGCGGAGGAAGGTGCGTGGGTTGTGGATAAGGGAGAACATTGCGTGTTCAGGGAGATAatacgacgacgaggacgacgaggacgaaagGTCGTACAGATGATACAACGGGTCACACGTTGGTGGGAAAAGACCGTCACTGCCTGCCGATGCCGTGGTGGTAGTACGGTTACGGTGACAGGAACTGTGAGGGGGATGGGATCGAAGGGTGGGACTTTCGAGGAAGTCGTtatcgttgtcgttgtcgttgttgctgtcgctgtcgtcgTGGTCGTATGATGGGTCACGATTTACATCACACTTGGCCTTCCTCTTAGTAGCTTGTGGGGGAGCAACGGGCGGTAATCGTGATCGTCGTCGAGTAGTTATATGGGACCCCAGTCGTCGTTCTTGATCGTCGATTTCGGCCTccacttctttttcttctttttctttttcttcgttgGCCTGGACCCCGAGGGTCTTGTTGAAAGTCACGGTGGgaggagacgacgacgacgaggacgacgacgatcttGATCGGACGGAcaccacatccaccaccgTGGGGGGAGGGCGGCCACGGGGTGTACTAGAAAAGGGTAGTAGTTCATTTTCCATGTTTCCGTGGACACGATCTGTGTTTCTTTTTAGTCCCAAAACTCTAAGTCAATGATCCTAGTACAACGCGATGgaaacgagaaaaaaaaggataaaaaaagaaaagaaaaaaggacaGGGCCCATTCCATCTAGCACAACAAGGTTTGCGAATGCGATTGCGCTTGCAGCGGTCACGGATCCTGGGGTCCGTCCCAATGCGCATGTATCGGCATAAACCACATCCAAGCCATCTCTATCTGTGCCCATTCTCTCTCTGGATGAACGCCGCAGCGGAGACAAAAATAGGAAGATGCTCGTCGGCAGTGGTCTGCAATGATACGGGGAGAGGGGGGCGTGACTGAGGGATGCAGGTGCATCGCATCGGGTAGATGATCTGTGAACCGTATTCTTCCAGGAAGTGCGTGCAATTCCCagtttgtttttgttgtgcATTTGCGTGCGGTGGGAGGCACGTGTTGTCAGTTTGTGGTTGAGCTCGCTCGCTGCGTCGATGCTTGATCCTCCTCCAGAAACTCCCGTCCGTCCAGACTCGCATGATCGTCAAGTGAGTGTCCTTTCTGACGTTCTTAAGTTATTCCTCTTGTGTCTGTCGGATTAGCTGCCAATCACTCCAACTATTTCGAGACATCCTATcggagtattattataactttcAGCTTCGTTCTCCCTCCcaccgcaacaacaacaacaaatcgCGATAAACGTGGAATTGGGTAAGCTGGCGAGGCTGGTTGAAATAAGGAACATCACACACCGGTGAACAACTAGAAGCGGCGGCGATCGGGAAACGTCTTATCGACCGACAATCTGTGGAGCAAATATAGGgcggtatgtatgtatgaaGATCAGTGACGGTGACTAGCGACGATTAAGTCGACGATCAAATATCTCCTTGACGATCTTTCCAAAGTGGATGCTTTCATCGTCATGAGCTAGAACGTTTTTGGGGGGCTGAAGTTTGAGACCTTCATTTCGATCTATTTCCCCGGAAGGCGacctccaaaaaaaaaaaaaaaaaaaaaaaaaaaaaaaaaaaaaacagccTTGTCCCCGTCCACCGACCAAGCCCTCGGCTTACTTTGCTCGTCGAGATTTCGTTCCTATGTGACGGATGAAGCTTACGTGGGTGGTTGGCTGCTGGTACGAAAACAGGTTCATGCCACTGCTTATGCAGGACCTCATGATAATGCGGCCTACTATCTACATAAGGTCAGTCAGTGCACACGATTTCTGCATGCAAGAATATGTGGCTTGCTGCTCACAGACTTGACCTTGTGGGCGACTGTTCCCAGGGTGTTACGATGGCGACAGGCGGGTGCTGTATCGTACGCTAACACAAGATGTTGTCCGAGATGAAAGGCAGAAAGAGAGACTAGTAAACAACTAAAAACATGCGTTGGTATCCAAGAAAGCTGGATTCATTCTTCTTAAGGTCGTGACACAtcattactactactactactagtataccACTACTATTTCATTAGGtatctcctccccttccacttATTCGTACGTCGTCAACTCGGGAGTTCCCGGGGCCCGTGGCAGAGAGAACTTGGTCTCGACGAAGACCTTTTGCATCGCGTCCTCCTTGGCATCAAACTTGTGGTAGACCTTGTCCATATCATCTAGGCGGACACGGTGGGAGATCATGATGGTGGGATCGAGAGTACCCTCGCGGATCTTTTGCAACAAGTCCTCCCAGTATTTGTGCACGGGTGCCTGACCGTTTCCAATGAGGCGGATGCCGCGCTGCATAAGAGAGCCGACGTTGAAGTGGTTGGTCTGGATGAAAAGGAGGTTAGTTTAGCCCGGTGACAGTCAAAATATTTTGAAGATAACTTACGTAGCCGACATAGACACCAGTCAAGCCCACTCTGCCGTAATTCCTCACACCCTCAACCATCTCGTTGATGATCTCGCTGGTATCTGTCTCGGCGCCAATCTGCATCTCGAGCCAGTGCAGCCAGCCCTTGGCATACTCGCCGGCCGCGCAGTCGATGGCGACATCGGGGCCGCGGTTACCCGTCAACTCCTTCAACTTGCTGACAACCGTCTCGTTCTTGGTGAAGCCAGAGCTGAGTTGCTTGAAGTCTACCAAGTGGAGCTTATCCGCGTGCTCGGCTGGCCAGCGGCTCTTGATGAAGGAAAGTCTCGGCTCCGTGTCGACGTAGATGACCTTGCTGGCTCCCTCCCACAGCGCAAAGATGCCCACCATCTGACCGATcggaccaccaccaaagatGGCGAGGGCATCGCCAGGATAGACGGCGGTATCCTTGACGCCGTTGTACGAAGTGGGAAGCACGTCGGAGAGGTAGAGGGCCTTTTCATCGGGGACGTCGTCGGGGATCTCGAGCATGTTGGCGTCGGCCAGCGGCACACGGACGTACTCGGCCTGGCCACCGGCGAAACCGCCCGTCAGGTGCGAGTAGCCAAAGATGCCAGCGGTGCGGCCGCCGTACATGGCCTTCATCTGAGAGTTGGAGTTGGTGACCTCGCACTGGCTCGAGAGTTTGTTCTTGCAGAAGAAGCAGTTGCCGCAGGCAATCTGGAAGGAGACGACGTAGCGCTTGCCGGGCTTGACCTTCTGGACCGCGGGGCCGACCTGCTCGACGATACCGCAGAACTCGTGGCCGAGGATGTCGCCCTTGTTCATCTGCATGACGGCGCCGTGGTAGAGGTGCAGGTCGGAGCCGCAAATGGTTGAGCCGGTGACCTTGAGAATGACATCGGTGGGCTCGACgatcttgggcttgggaacCTCGACAACCTGGACCTTCTTTGCGCCCTCCCAGACGAGGGCCTTCATGAGTTCCGAGGCATCGCCGGTGCCTTTTGAGGGGTCGTAGGCGGAGACGTCCTGCTTGATCTGTTCGGGGCCGTTGCCGACAATCTTTTCGACGCCGTAGGCTAGTTGAGCAGTGGCCATGGTGTGTTTTGGTGTGATTTGTTTGTGTTTATTCCTGTATCAAGTCGTGGGTATCTGGGTATCGATGGATTGGTATTAAGAGTGCTGCGAAGAATGAATGGACATGTTAGGGGAGTTTCTGAGGCGGAGGTCTCGGAAGGGTTACCGAGAACTTATAACTGCCGACCATGGCTTTACGACGTCAGAGAGCCGGGGGGGAACTGGAGCATCAGCCATGTCCGTCAGGATTCACACAAGGCTAATATCAATCCGTCGTCATTGTTTATTGTTCCGGTTGTAGGGTCCCCTCGGCCCCGCGCGGGATGTTTGATttcgggaggaggagccctACGTCATCGACATTTGGAGTTCTTatcagtagaggtaagtagtGCAAGCTGATAACAAAGTGGAGCGGGAGTCATGATCCTTGGCAACAACGCTTTTCCTCACCATCGCCGAACAATCACCGAAAACACGACCGTGTCAACCGGCAGTGAACAGAGTGGTATTGATGAAGGAGCGGACCATTTCGATTTGTTGACAGCAAAAATTCATCGTTTGGATTATATCATGGCTCAGACTCGAGAACCTGATGCTCTCATGGTTGGAGGTCGAGGTTCTGGCATAAGCATTTAAGAAGGAAGTGGTCTGTGCACTCTTGTCCCTTTCCATTGTTCGCCTACTCGAATAGGTATCTTCATTCTCACGTCAACCAAACGTATCAGACTCCATCTGGACGTCGGGTTGACCTGTAGGTCGCGTCAGAACGAATGCTCAGTGTCATCCATCTCTTTGCCCCTTGCGAGGGATTATTGACTGACATGGCTCAAAGTCGTCGGTTAATACCTGAGCTCGGCGACATATGAGATTCCGATACTGTTTTCTCTCGAGTCGAGCTCGGTATTCTGATGGGTACACTTCAAAATATTTGATTGCCCAATATATGTTGCACAGGATGGACCCAAATCGGGCTCTTCTATTGAAGctataggtacctctaagcTAGACACGCGCAAGTGTCGAAACACAGAAGTGTTGACCGAGTGATGAAATGATGTCCTTACAACAAACAGTTGGATGGGCCAAAAATTGTTCAAAAAGAACGAAAAGATATGCGCGGTCCGGGACACAACCCAGGTCTTCACTCAGCATTTGTTctggtgatgttgtttgCCCCCAGAGTCGGTCTTTGGAAAGAGGCTCTCCGGGAATTTCAACCCACAAATCGAGTGATGCGTTAGACCACTCCGCCAACCGCGCTTTCTCTTGGTTCTGAGTTGCAAGGAGCACGGCCAAGAGGTACCTTATGTACCTACCCACCCGGTGCAAGGTTGTGGGAAGGAGGGATGGAAGGAGGATCAGTAGGTTGGCTGCCTGGTTGGGGTATAGAGTAGAcgggaggaaaggaaggaaggcagCGATAGCGTTGACTCCAGGCGACAATGATTTCCTTGAAGGGAAATGAACACCCCCACCGCTGACAACCGCtgacaagaaaagaaaatgaaaCAAGCTAACTGATACCCATGGCAGAGACGATTTTCCAGGCAAGGCAAGGAAAAGAGAGTGAGTAAACGCATCACCGATAAGTGCCCCCACAGGTAACTGAGGTTTTATATCGCAAATTTCACCAAATTCAACCTTGGTACCATGCTTACGATCCATAATTAACACTGATATTTTATCAAAGATAGACTACCTAAATCACCCACCGTAGTACAGCCCCATGAGGTGCAAAGAAATGAAATAAAAAGAGTCAAAATCAACAAACAGTAGGTACATGGCCTTGCTTCCAGctccaacaccacccaccTCGCCACCATCGTAAATGGCCCagcatttctttttctctctttcagCGGCGTGAAGCCATGGTACTCTCCTCATCAGATGAGATACgtccgtacctacctacatttCAACCCGCAAAGGTCCAGTCCACTTCACCCTCCTGGCGACGACCCGTCGTCTCGCCGCCATCTTCCATGTCAGAGTCAAGAAGGTCGAGATcggcatcctcctcctcctcctcctcttcttcgctacTCATTCGATCAAGTTCTTTCTGCAGCAGTTCCATGAGTTTGTCCTGCGTGTTATCAAGGACTTTCTTTACTATCTGAATTGCGTTGTGGGGTCTGGTCAGTCCAGCCTTTTTCCTTGAATTCTTTAGTAGAAAGGATTTATAACGAAACGAAAACTGTGTTTGTCAATTACCTTGTCTCTGAGCAACTTCTTGGCTCGCAAGTAATCGCAGACATGCTCGATTCCATACTCGTCCATCACTTTGGCCATCTGCGGGGAGAGTTCGCAGCCCGGGTGAGCGGGGATGGGAGGAGGGACGAGGACGGTTCCATCGGGTCCGGTTATCGTTctcgtcgtggtggtggcgcccGCGCCCGTACCTGTGGTAGTGATGGTGGTTATCGTGAGGCCTGTGGATCCCGCCGCTGTCGTGCCCGTACTCCTGGTCTCGGTGACGATCTGGGGTTGCTGCAGGGCTGCTGGCGCTTCAGGTATAAGTGCGGGAATATGGGGTATTTGGTTAGCGCCCGTGTCTGCTAAGGGGAGGCCGGCGTAGTGTTGAGCCAGAAAGTCCTTTTCGGACTGCGGATGATGAGGTAGGTAAGTGCGTTTAGTCTGTCCTCGGCCTCCATAACCATGTATGCATGGCCTGTTTTGACATTGGAGTTCCTGGGTGTGGGCGTGGTGGACGTGGGTTGAAACCGGCAGACCTCTGTTCATTCCGATTGCGTCGTCGTACATGAGCTCGGCTTGTCCGGGCGGTGTTGGAAGAGGAGTGATGCCCGCGATCAAGTCATGGGGATGTTGGCCCCAATCGTATGACAATGATAGTTGAAGCTCTTGAACCCTCCTGGCTCTTTCCAGAAGGATGTCGTTGATGCTCATGACCTCAGCCATACGCGGTTGGGGAGCGGTTACAGCAGCCCGTGTTGAGCCAGCACATCTGGTCGAAGAGGCCGGCACGGGGACGAATGTGTGCGGGACTAGAGGAGCATGGTCGGACTTCTTGTATCGTTCAAAAGCCCGACCATTGATAAGGACGTGCTCACGCGTGGGGCGGTCCATCGAGGCTGGTGCTGCATTCAGATCTGTTGGATGTCGTTTCTATGGCTTTGGTTTCCAAAACTGTCCGTCTCTCGCCTTATGGGTACGTGATCCGGATTGGGTTGTGGCGGAAGAGAAGAACAGGTGGACGTGTAGCGGTCTGAGATCCGTTCCTATGAGGAAAGTCTTGAAGGAGCTAACAACTAGCCTGTAAAGACTGATGATATAGAGGTAAGAACGTGATGTGAAGACGAGAATGAGGCAATCAAGGCAACTCAAATCGGGGATTCCCTCaatcttttattattctcCCTCAGTCTATCTCGGTGAGGTCCTAACTCTTGATCCTCTGCACAGGGACAATCGCTGACAGCTCTGACCAAAGCCTTTGTCACATCAGGAGATAACTCGGCAACCTACTACGACATCAGACCCTGGACAAGTGTTACCAGAACTGCTTGGTAGGGGCCATTCTCCGGAATGTGATTGCGCCGTTGGCGTTGAGGCTCTGGTGCGGACACCATCTCCTGGGCTGCAATTGTTCCAGTTTATCCTTTCTGGTACGCAATCTCCACTCCATGTTCTGCCATTTGCCCAAGGGTAAAGTAGGCAGGGACTGATATTGGCAAGAGGCGTATCTGTCATTCCATGGAATTCCGTTTCAGTTGCATGAGAGTCAcaatggaaaagaaaaagataacATGACGCTTGAGGGATTGCAACCTTTAGCAGCGGGAAAGGTGTAGGGATCCGCGTAGCGCCGCACCGAGCATCATGCATGCTGCAATGGGAGAAGACATGCCTAAAATAAGAAACAAAGGGTTCACTTTGGGTGTAACGTCAAGCGTTTTGGTTTTTGATACAGTATTCAAGGCTTCAAGCCTGGCTCCGAGCCAAGTTCCCATGCAAGTACATATGCCGGCCCGGGGGACCGGGGGT
It encodes:
- a CDS encoding FAD binding domain-containing protein, with the translated sequence MEHTRWCRSMAGEEFARVYSWGHDPKHKGAYEEASPCDHIDLPQTLLEPILVKRATHAGWTVRFNTRYVRLSRPSPDVILSEVLDELTGQTYFIQSRYLFGCDGARSQVVRELQLPLIKKPGQGLALNVFVRADLSHLMENRSGNLHWVFNPEEEEYPVWGKECIVRMVRAWDEWMFIFLPQPGADLKADDMSATNDEYVARVKQVIGDEKVEVTLLHASKWWINEVVAERYSDGGNVFCFGDATHRHPPFNGLGSNTCIQDAFNLAWKVDYVMSGKAGKQLLDSFDKERQPVGMDIVTRANQGLRDHYGWQKTLGLLENDMEKTREILAEFEDPGEKGRLRRKAFRDGIENTTTEFHGLGIEMNQKYVSKAVYLADQGEAPPSPKDTVRTLQVTTYPGRRLPHAWLNTRVPGKKISTIDLAGHRRFCLLTGPGGQAWKEAVKAVGEKLGVEVVAYSIGWKQDYEDVYFDWAERREVEDDGCVLVRPDRFVAWRSRSVIEKPEVKLEEVLRNVLSL
- a CDS encoding S-(hydroxymethyl)glutathione dehydrogenase; the encoded protein is MATAQLAYGVEKIVGNGPEQIKQDVSAYDPSKGTGDASELMKALVWEGAKKVQVVEVPKPKIVEPTDVILKVTGSTICGSDLHLYHGAVMQMNKGDILGHEFCGIVEQVGPAVQKVKPGKRYVVSFQIACGNCFFCKNKLSSQCEVTNSNSQMKAMYGGRTAGIFGYSHLTGGFAGGQAEYVRVPLADANMLEIPDDVPDEKALYLSDVLPTSYNGVKDTAVYPGDALAIFGGGPIGQMVGIFALWEGASKVIYVDTEPRLSFIKSRWPAEHADKLHLVDFKQLSSGFTKNETVVSKLKELTGNRGPDVAIDCAAGEYAKGWLHWLEMQIGAETDTSEIINEMVEGVRNYGRVGLTGVYVGYTNHFNVGSLMQRGIRLIGNGQAPVHKYWEDLLQKIREGTLDPTIMISHRVRLDDMDKVYHKFDAKEDAMQKVFVETKFSLPRAPGTPELTTYE